A genome region from Flavobacterium sp. CFS9 includes the following:
- a CDS encoding PH domain-containing protein yields the protein MKEQFKKFLNEEQDPKAIEKITSKLNDLLMKNEEVGYIAVQKKPAITVFPDSIILTNKRIIICKPKNLGLSMDFTDYTWDDIASTFVKENILGSEFSFGTKTDLTISIDYIPKTQARKIYTYAKEQLDLLKNPAASETPITEATPIIEDDFEDDVEEVETEEVTSFAEILPAAATPYETFEPIQPAPTSTGERKLSDLSKEELFDKLQNYKKLLDNGLIMQGEYDTYKKEILSYM from the coding sequence ATGAAAGAACAATTTAAAAAATTTCTGAACGAAGAACAAGACCCTAAAGCGATTGAAAAAATCACTTCGAAACTCAATGATTTACTGATGAAAAATGAAGAAGTTGGGTACATTGCGGTTCAAAAAAAGCCCGCAATAACTGTTTTTCCGGATAGCATAATCTTAACCAACAAACGTATTATTATCTGCAAACCTAAAAACTTAGGTTTATCAATGGATTTTACTGATTATACCTGGGATGATATTGCAAGCACTTTTGTAAAAGAAAATATTTTAGGTTCTGAATTTTCATTTGGCACCAAAACTGATCTGACCATTTCGATCGATTATATTCCGAAAACTCAGGCCAGAAAAATTTATACTTATGCGAAAGAGCAATTGGATTTATTAAAAAATCCTGCTGCTTCTGAGACTCCAATAACTGAAGCAACACCAATCATTGAAGATGATTTTGAAGACGACGTAGAAGAAGTTGAAACAGAAGAAGTGACCAGTTTCGCCGAGATTTTGCCTGCTGCCGCTACTCCTTATGAAACTTTTGAACCTATTCAACCCGCTCCAACTTCTACAGGAGAACGTAAATTAAGCGACTTATCCAAAGAAGAACTTTTTGATAAACTGCAGAATTATAAAAAACTACTTGACAATGGTTTAATCATGCAAGGAGAATATGACACTTATAAGAAAGAAATTTTAAGCTATATGTAA
- a CDS encoding DUF4260 domain-containing protein yields MKTILKLEELGMFILGIYLFSLLNYQWWWFLVFILAPDFSMMGYAFNSKIGAFSYNLFHHKGIAIIIYILGCYLKIEYIQLIGIILFSHAAMDRFFGYGLKYQKGFKYTHLGEIGK; encoded by the coding sequence ATGAAAACAATACTCAAACTTGAAGAACTGGGAATGTTTATTCTCGGAATCTATTTATTTAGTCTTTTAAACTATCAGTGGTGGTGGTTTTTAGTCTTCATTCTGGCTCCTGATTTTTCGATGATGGGTTATGCCTTTAATTCCAAAATTGGAGCTTTCTCCTATAACCTATTCCATCATAAAGGAATTGCAATAATAATTTATATATTAGGTTGTTATTTAAAAATAGAATACATTCAGCTTATCGGAATCATTCTGTTCTCTCACGCTGCAATGGATCGTTTTTTCGGTTATGGTTTGAAATATCAAAAAGGTTTTAAGTATACACATTTAGGTGAAATTGGTAAATAA
- a CDS encoding MmcQ/YjbR family DNA-binding protein: MNLETYYEYCLSKKGVSEHFPFDEDTLVFKVGGKMFALSSLSQWEKNEPSVNLKCDPERAQELRAEYEEIKPGFHMSKVHWNTIALNGSLPTAFIKELIDHSYELVFKSLTKKIQNEIIELEN; encoded by the coding sequence ATGAATCTGGAAACGTACTACGAATATTGTCTTTCAAAAAAAGGAGTCAGCGAGCACTTCCCTTTTGACGAAGACACTTTGGTTTTTAAAGTTGGCGGAAAAATGTTTGCATTATCCTCCTTATCGCAATGGGAAAAAAATGAACCTTCGGTTAACTTAAAATGTGATCCGGAACGCGCTCAGGAACTAAGAGCCGAATACGAAGAGATCAAACCCGGTTTTCATATGAGCAAAGTCCACTGGAATACTATCGCGCTCAACGGAAGTTTACCAACTGCTTTCATCAAAGAATTGATCGATCATTCCTATGAATTGGTTTTCAAAAGTTTGACAAAGAAAATTCAGAATGAAATTATCGAATTAGAAAATTAG
- a CDS encoding DUF4407 domain-containing protein: MLKQFFILCSGADRDLLEGCSEGEQTKYAGIGATVFFTAVMAFLASAYALFTVFDSLYPALAFGFVWGLLIFNLDRFIVSTIKKRDRFMDEFIQATPRIILAIIIAIVISKPLEIKIFEKEINTVLLKEKNEMELANKKQVGNYFKSDLDKNKAEIAALKSDILTKEKEVNDLYSTYITEAEGTSGTKKLGKGPVYKEKREKHDAALKELAALKTTNEAKIAEKEKTGKQLQADLDKKVTQTQPIIEGFDGLMARINALNKLPWLPSFFIMLLFLAIETSPIIAKLLAPKGEFDFKQEEAETAMKATLEQNKYQRELLVNTSAAMHDKVYADIAGDRGLFDLQRKNAKELLELQSNSFVEKQKATL; encoded by the coding sequence ATGTTAAAACAATTTTTTATCCTTTGCTCCGGAGCCGATCGGGATCTGCTCGAAGGCTGTTCGGAAGGCGAACAAACCAAATATGCTGGTATTGGAGCCACCGTTTTTTTTACTGCAGTTATGGCTTTTCTGGCCAGTGCTTATGCGCTTTTTACTGTTTTTGACTCGCTTTATCCGGCTTTAGCTTTTGGATTTGTCTGGGGTTTGCTCATCTTTAATCTGGACCGATTTATCGTTTCGACAATTAAAAAAAGAGATCGTTTTATGGATGAATTTATTCAGGCGACTCCCAGAATTATATTGGCCATTATCATTGCAATTGTAATTTCGAAGCCTCTGGAAATTAAAATTTTCGAAAAAGAAATCAATACCGTTTTATTGAAGGAAAAAAATGAGATGGAATTGGCGAATAAAAAACAGGTAGGCAATTATTTCAAATCAGATTTAGATAAGAACAAAGCCGAAATTGCCGCTTTGAAAAGTGATATTCTGACAAAAGAAAAAGAAGTAAATGATTTGTACTCTACTTATATTACAGAAGCTGAAGGGACTTCGGGAACGAAGAAACTGGGGAAAGGACCCGTTTATAAAGAAAAACGGGAAAAACATGATGCTGCTTTAAAAGAGCTTGCTGCTTTAAAAACCACTAATGAAGCCAAAATTGCTGAGAAAGAAAAAACAGGGAAACAATTACAGGCTGACCTAGACAAAAAAGTCACGCAGACACAGCCGATCATTGAAGGCTTTGACGGATTAATGGCGCGTATTAATGCCTTGAATAAATTGCCTTGGCTTCCTTCCTTTTTTATCATGCTATTGTTCCTGGCAATTGAGACTTCTCCAATTATAGCGAAGTTACTGGCTCCTAAAGGGGAGTTTGATTTCAAACAGGAAGAAGCTGAAACGGCTATGAAAGCAACTTTGGAACAGAATAAATACCAGCGTGAACTATTGGTGAATACCAGTGCTGCAATGCACGATAAAGTGTATGCTGATATTGCCGGTGACCGAGGCCTTTTTGATTTACAGCGTAAAAATGCAAAGGAGTTATTGGAACTGCAATCGAATAGTTTTGTAGAGAAGCAAAAAGCTACTTTGTAA